One segment of Pandoraea pnomenusa DNA contains the following:
- a CDS encoding LysR substrate-binding domain-containing protein translates to MTLTELKYIVAVARERHFGRAAEACFVSQPTLSVAIKKLEDELNVQIFERGAAEVSVTPLGEQIVAQAQRVLEQTIAIKEIAKQGRDPLAGPLRLGVIYTIGPYLLPALVKQMIETTPQMPLMLQENYTLKLIELLKQGEIDAAIMALPFPESGLMVRPLYDEPFVVALPRSHPWATREQIDAGDLKQETMLLLGSGHCFRDHVLGVCPELMRFSQNADGIQKTFEGSSLETIRHMVASGVGITVLPKTSVPDTQAPDSLLRYVPFSAPVPDRRVVLAWRKSFTRLPAIDAVAQAIAKCHLPGVIPLDLPATSN, encoded by the coding sequence ATGACCCTCACGGAACTCAAGTACATCGTGGCGGTGGCGCGAGAACGCCATTTCGGTCGCGCGGCGGAAGCCTGTTTCGTCAGCCAGCCGACGCTCTCGGTGGCCATCAAGAAGCTCGAAGACGAGCTGAACGTACAGATTTTCGAGCGTGGCGCCGCGGAAGTGAGCGTGACGCCGCTCGGCGAGCAGATCGTCGCGCAGGCGCAGCGCGTGCTCGAGCAGACCATCGCCATCAAGGAAATTGCCAAGCAGGGCCGCGATCCGCTCGCGGGACCGTTGCGCCTGGGCGTGATTTACACCATCGGCCCGTATCTGTTGCCGGCACTCGTCAAGCAGATGATCGAGACGACGCCGCAGATGCCGCTCATGCTGCAGGAGAATTACACCCTCAAGCTCATCGAACTGCTCAAGCAGGGCGAGATCGATGCGGCCATCATGGCGCTGCCGTTCCCGGAGAGCGGTCTGATGGTGCGTCCGCTCTACGATGAGCCGTTCGTGGTGGCACTGCCGCGCTCGCACCCGTGGGCCACGCGCGAGCAGATCGACGCGGGCGATCTCAAGCAGGAAACCATGCTGCTGCTCGGCAGCGGTCACTGCTTCCGCGATCACGTGCTGGGCGTATGCCCCGAACTGATGCGCTTCTCGCAGAACGCCGACGGCATCCAGAAGACGTTCGAAGGCTCGTCGCTGGAGACGATTCGCCACATGGTCGCGAGTGGCGTGGGCATCACCGTGCTGCCGAAGACGTCCGTGCCCGACACGCAGGCACCCGACAGCCTGTTGCGCTACGTGCCGTTCTCGGCCCCCGTGCCCGACCGCCGCGTGGTGCTCGCCTGGCGCAAGAGCTTCACGCGCCTGCCGGCCATCGACGCCGTGGCGCAAGCCATTGCCAAATGCCACCTGCCGGGTGTGATTCCGCTGGATCTTCCGGCCACGTCGAACTGA
- the recG gene encoding ATP-dependent DNA helicase RecG: MTERRMSATAPDDAPADLVDLADAAGAQADASPRVAARRGARRSGAAAADSAAPASAKSANPPTDAGTSHSDKSGQSSGASGPAKATKATKATKATRPAASKAGAGSADKLAKLGLKRDIDLILHLPMRYEDETTLRKIGEVLPSELAQVEGVVTSSEVAYRPRRQWVVRIADDGHELVLRFLNFYGSQQKQLAIGTRVRVRGEVRGGFFGLEMVHPAYRVVQDAAAPLPESLTPVYPSAAGLSQAYLRKAIHNAMARTPLPELLPPGLLQDAIGPDHPLPALSDAVHLLHAPPPNVSETALIERSHPAWLRIKCEELLAQQLSLKRAQAARRRLAAPALGARVPGGLLERFEAALPFRLTGAQQRVWAEIRADLAEPHPMQRLLQGDVGSGKTIIAALAAAQAIDAGYQAAIMAPTEILAEQHLRKLSAWLAPLGVTLAWLAGSMKAKEKREALARVASGEAQLVIGTHAIIQDTVVFARLGMAVVDEQHRFGVAQRLALRSKMQTAGMGDDAMPHQLMMSATPIPRTLAMTYYADLDVSVIDELPPGRSPVVTKLVSDTRRPEVIDRVRAAALAGRQVYWVCPLIEESEALQLQTAVDTHAQLVAALPELRVGLVHGRLSPAEKAAVMDDFSRGDTHLLVATTVIEVGVDVPNASLMVIEHAERFGLAQLHQLRGRVGRGSAESVCLLIYASPLSMGAKARLQTMRETTDGFVIARRDLEIRGPGEFLGARQSGAAMLRFVDLNEDAWMIPGAQEAADRLLKSHPGAVAAHLERWLGAREDYLKA; the protein is encoded by the coding sequence ATGACCGAACGCAGAATGTCCGCCACCGCGCCCGACGACGCCCCTGCCGACCTCGTGGACCTTGCCGATGCCGCAGGCGCGCAGGCCGACGCCTCGCCGCGCGTGGCCGCCAGGCGCGGCGCGCGTCGCTCCGGGGCCGCCGCTGCCGATAGCGCCGCGCCGGCATCGGCGAAGTCCGCCAACCCCCCGACGGACGCGGGGACAAGCCATTCCGACAAGTCCGGCCAATCCTCCGGCGCATCAGGGCCCGCCAAGGCCACCAAGGCCACCAAGGCCACCAAGGCCACCAGGCCCGCAGCCAGCAAGGCCGGAGCCGGCAGCGCCGACAAGCTCGCCAAACTCGGCCTGAAGCGCGACATCGACCTCATCCTGCACTTGCCCATGCGCTACGAGGACGAAACCACGCTGCGCAAGATCGGCGAGGTGCTTCCGAGCGAGCTGGCGCAGGTCGAAGGCGTGGTGACGTCCAGCGAAGTCGCCTATCGGCCGCGCCGCCAGTGGGTCGTACGCATTGCGGACGATGGGCACGAACTCGTGCTGCGTTTTCTGAATTTCTACGGCAGCCAGCAGAAGCAGCTCGCCATTGGCACGCGTGTGCGTGTGCGCGGCGAAGTACGGGGCGGATTCTTCGGGCTGGAGATGGTGCACCCCGCATATCGCGTGGTGCAGGACGCCGCCGCGCCGTTGCCCGAGTCGCTCACGCCGGTGTATCCGAGTGCGGCGGGCCTGTCGCAGGCGTATCTTCGCAAGGCCATCCACAACGCGATGGCGCGCACGCCGCTCCCGGAACTGCTGCCGCCGGGTCTGCTCCAGGACGCCATCGGCCCCGATCATCCGCTGCCTGCGTTGTCCGACGCCGTGCACCTGCTGCACGCACCGCCGCCGAACGTGTCGGAGACGGCGCTCATCGAGCGTTCGCATCCCGCGTGGTTGCGCATCAAGTGCGAGGAGCTTCTGGCGCAGCAGTTGTCGCTCAAGCGTGCGCAGGCCGCGCGCCGGCGACTCGCCGCACCGGCCTTGGGCGCGCGCGTGCCCGGTGGCCTGCTGGAACGCTTCGAGGCGGCGCTGCCGTTTCGTCTGACAGGCGCGCAGCAACGCGTCTGGGCGGAGATTCGCGCCGACCTGGCCGAGCCGCATCCGATGCAGCGGCTGCTGCAGGGCGACGTGGGCAGCGGCAAGACGATCATCGCGGCGCTTGCCGCCGCGCAGGCCATCGACGCGGGCTACCAGGCCGCAATCATGGCGCCGACCGAAATTCTGGCCGAGCAGCATCTGCGCAAGCTCTCCGCATGGCTCGCGCCATTGGGCGTGACGCTCGCGTGGCTTGCCGGCAGCATGAAGGCGAAGGAAAAGCGCGAGGCGCTGGCCCGCGTGGCCAGCGGCGAGGCGCAACTCGTCATTGGCACGCACGCCATCATTCAGGACACGGTCGTGTTCGCGCGGCTGGGGATGGCCGTCGTCGACGAACAGCATCGATTCGGCGTCGCCCAACGTCTGGCGCTGCGCAGCAAGATGCAGACCGCCGGCATGGGCGACGACGCCATGCCGCACCAACTGATGATGAGCGCCACGCCGATTCCGCGCACGCTTGCCATGACCTACTACGCCGATCTCGACGTCTCCGTCATCGACGAGCTGCCGCCCGGGCGCAGTCCGGTCGTGACGAAGCTCGTCAGCGACACGCGGCGTCCCGAGGTCATCGACCGGGTTCGCGCGGCCGCGCTGGCCGGCCGTCAGGTGTACTGGGTGTGCCCGCTGATCGAGGAGAGCGAGGCCCTGCAATTGCAGACGGCCGTCGACACGCATGCGCAACTGGTGGCGGCGCTGCCCGAATTGCGCGTGGGCCTCGTTCACGGTCGGCTCTCGCCGGCGGAGAAGGCCGCCGTGATGGACGACTTCTCGCGCGGCGACACGCATCTGCTCGTGGCGACCACGGTCATCGAAGTGGGCGTGGACGTGCCCAATGCGTCGCTGATGGTCATCGAGCATGCCGAGCGCTTCGGTCTCGCGCAGCTCCATCAATTGCGAGGACGCGTCGGGCGCGGCTCGGCCGAATCGGTGTGCCTGCTGATATATGCCTCGCCGCTGTCGATGGGCGCCAAGGCGCGATTGCAGACGATGCGCGAGACCACCGACGGCTTCGTCATCGCGCGGCGAGATCTGGAGATTCGCGGCCCGGGAGAATTCCTCGGTGCACGGCAGTCGGGCGCCGCCATGCTGCGCTTCGTCGACCTCAACGAGGACGCTTGGATGATTCCGGGCGCGCAGGAGGCGGCCGACCGGTTGCTCAAATCGCATCCAGGCGCGGTGGCGGCGCATCTGGAGCGATGGCTCGGCGCGCGCGAAGACTATCTGAAGGCATGA
- the queA gene encoding tRNA preQ1(34) S-adenosylmethionine ribosyltransferase-isomerase QueA, translated as MYTLSDFDFDLPPELIAQTALAERTASRLLEVDGSVTPPHLYDRRFADLPGLLAPGDLLVFNDTRVIKARLFGQKASGGKIEVLVERVIDSRTALAQIRASKRPGPGTVLRLADAFDVTVGERVEPFYTLHFPDDCYTLLETYGRLPLPPYIEHDADAADETRYQTVYARNPGAVAAPTAGLHFDDSLFARLDALGVQRATLTLHVGAGTFQPVRVENIDEHKMHAEWYEITPELVQAIAATRARGGRVIAVGTTSMRALESAAQAALVAGDAPGTLRPGSAETDIFITPGYRFQVVDRLITNFHLPKSTLLMLVSAFSGMETIRAAYRHAIEQRYRFFSYGDAMILSRVEMHDAPLAAA; from the coding sequence ATGTATACCCTCTCCGATTTCGATTTCGACCTGCCGCCCGAGCTCATCGCGCAGACCGCTCTCGCCGAGCGCACCGCCAGCCGCTTGCTGGAGGTCGACGGCAGTGTCACGCCACCGCATCTGTACGACCGCCGCTTCGCCGACCTGCCCGGTCTGCTCGCCCCCGGCGACCTGCTCGTCTTCAACGACACGCGCGTCATCAAGGCGCGCCTGTTCGGCCAGAAGGCAAGCGGCGGCAAGATCGAGGTGCTCGTCGAGCGCGTGATCGACAGCCGCACCGCGCTGGCCCAGATCCGCGCCAGCAAGCGTCCCGGCCCGGGCACCGTGCTTCGCCTGGCGGATGCCTTCGACGTGACGGTCGGCGAGCGCGTCGAGCCGTTCTACACACTTCATTTCCCGGACGACTGCTACACGCTGCTCGAGACGTATGGCCGCCTGCCGCTGCCACCTTATATCGAGCACGACGCCGACGCCGCCGACGAGACACGCTACCAAACGGTCTACGCCCGCAATCCGGGCGCCGTGGCGGCCCCCACGGCCGGCCTGCACTTCGACGACAGCTTGTTCGCCCGTCTCGACGCACTCGGCGTGCAACGCGCCACGCTCACCCTGCACGTGGGCGCCGGCACCTTCCAGCCGGTGCGCGTGGAGAACATCGACGAGCACAAGATGCACGCAGAGTGGTACGAAATCACGCCGGAGCTCGTGCAGGCCATCGCCGCCACCCGCGCCCGCGGCGGGCGAGTGATCGCCGTGGGCACGACGTCGATGCGGGCGCTCGAATCGGCCGCGCAGGCCGCGCTCGTCGCCGGAGACGCACCGGGAACGCTTCGCCCGGGCAGCGCCGAGACGGACATCTTCATCACGCCCGGATACCGGTTCCAGGTGGTCGATCGCCTGATCACCAACTTCCACCTGCCCAAGTCGACACTGCTCATGCTGGTGTCGGCTTTCTCGGGCATGGAGACGATCCGCGCGGCCTATCGGCACGCAATCGAGCAGCGCTACCGCTTCTTCAGCTATGGCGACGCGATGATCCTCTCGCGCGTGGAAATGCACGACGCCCCCCTGGCCGCGGCCTGA
- the tgt gene encoding tRNA guanosine(34) transglycosylase Tgt, which yields MLKFELITTDGQARRGRVTLNHGVVETPIFMPVGTYGSVKAMSPAELVENNAQIILGNTFHLWLRPGLETIAAHGGLHRFMGWDRPILTDSGGFQVFSLGELRKISEEGVKFASPVNGDRLFLSPEISMQIQHVLNSDIVMQFDECTPYEIDGRPATESEAGQSMRMSLRWAKRSIDEFNRLENPNALFGIVQGGMYEHLRDESLAGLSELDFHGYAIGGLSVGEPKEDMMRVLEHVAPRLPANKPHYLMGVGTPEDLVAGVSAGVDMFDCVMPTRNARNGWLFTRFGDLKIRNASHKSDTRPLDETCGCYTCRNFSRAYLHHLQRAGEILGARLNTIHNLHYYLTLMQEMRDAIEAHRFDAFVTQFRADRARGVQ from the coding sequence ATGCTCAAGTTCGAACTCATCACCACCGACGGGCAGGCCCGCCGGGGACGCGTCACGCTCAACCACGGCGTGGTCGAGACGCCCATCTTCATGCCCGTGGGCACCTACGGCTCGGTCAAGGCGATGTCGCCCGCCGAACTCGTCGAAAACAACGCCCAGATCATTCTCGGCAACACGTTCCACCTCTGGCTGCGCCCGGGCCTCGAGACAATCGCCGCGCACGGTGGCCTGCACCGTTTCATGGGCTGGGACCGTCCGATCCTGACCGACTCCGGCGGCTTCCAGGTCTTCAGCCTCGGCGAATTGCGCAAAATCAGCGAAGAAGGCGTGAAATTCGCCTCGCCCGTCAATGGCGACCGGTTGTTCCTCTCGCCGGAAATCTCGATGCAGATTCAACACGTGCTCAATTCGGACATCGTGATGCAGTTCGACGAATGCACGCCTTACGAGATCGACGGCCGCCCCGCCACGGAATCGGAAGCCGGCCAGTCGATGCGCATGTCGCTGCGCTGGGCCAAGCGCTCGATCGACGAATTCAACCGCCTCGAAAACCCCAACGCCCTGTTCGGCATCGTGCAGGGCGGCATGTACGAACATCTGCGCGACGAGTCGCTCGCCGGGCTCTCCGAGCTCGACTTCCATGGTTATGCCATCGGCGGGTTGTCGGTCGGCGAGCCCAAGGAGGACATGATGCGCGTGCTCGAGCACGTGGCGCCGCGCCTGCCCGCGAACAAGCCGCACTACCTGATGGGTGTGGGCACGCCGGAAGACCTCGTGGCGGGTGTGTCCGCGGGCGTCGACATGTTCGATTGCGTGATGCCCACGCGAAACGCGCGCAACGGCTGGCTGTTCACGCGTTTCGGCGACTTGAAGATCCGCAACGCCTCGCACAAGAGCGACACACGCCCGCTGGACGAAACTTGCGGGTGTTACACCTGTCGAAACTTCTCGCGCGCCTATCTGCACCATTTGCAGCGAGCCGGGGAGATTCTGGGCGCGCGGCTCAACACCATCCATAACCTGCATTACTATCTCACGCTGATGCAGGAAATGCGGGATGCCATCGAAGCCCACCGATTCGACGCGTTCGTCACCCAGTTCCGGGCCGATCGCGCGCGCGGCGTGCAGTGA
- the yajC gene encoding preprotein translocase subunit YajC — MSFLPLVLMFVVLYFIMIRPQMKRQKETRNMLAALAKGDEVVTSGGLAGRISKVGETFVTIEIAENVEINVQKGAITTLLPKGTIKAL; from the coding sequence ATGAGCTTCCTGCCGCTCGTTCTGATGTTCGTGGTGCTGTACTTCATCATGATCCGTCCGCAGATGAAGCGTCAGAAGGAAACCCGCAACATGCTCGCGGCCCTCGCCAAGGGCGACGAAGTCGTGACCTCGGGTGGTCTGGCCGGTCGCATCTCGAAGGTCGGTGAGACCTTCGTGACCATCGAGATCGCGGAGAACGTCGAAATCAACGTGCAAAAGGGTGCGATCACGACCCTGCTGCCGAAGGGCACCATCAAGGCGCTCTGA
- the secD gene encoding protein translocase subunit SecD — protein MNRYPLWKYIIILVALAIGVLYTLPNLFGETPAVQISSVKATVKVDPSTLARAEDALKAQNIAYNGAVFDSTGNNPSVRIRFSDTDTQLRAKDLLQTALNTDPTDPTYVVALNLLSASPDWLTRIHALPMYLGLDLRGGVHFLLQVDMAGAITKRLDASAADARTLLRDKNIRHNGVTRTDNGIEAAFSTQEDADRARGALTDGLPDLSYTTQPGPNGTFKVVGTFTEAARRSVQDNAVKQNIVTLHNRVNELGVSEPVIQQEGPDRIVVQLPGVQDTAKAKDIIGRTATLEARLADPDAPRFVTADTPVPPQDELFLHGNGAPVMLKRQVIFSGDRITSASAGFDDHQQPSVNIKLDAAGGRVLRDVSRDNIGKPMAIVLFEKGKGEVLTVANIRSELGQSFQITGMGSAQAANDLALLLRAGSLAAPMEIIEERTIGPSLGADNVQKGVDSVMYGLIAIAVFMMLYYMLFGVFSVIALLFNLLLLVAVLSMMQATLTLPGIAAIALTLGMAIDANVLINERIREELRAGASAQKAISLGFEHAWATILDSNVTTLIAGLALLAFGSGPVRAFAVVHCLGILTSMFSAVFFSRGLVNLWYGGRRKLKTLAIGQVWRPDGAKNAPDAGEQ, from the coding sequence ATGAATCGCTATCCTCTCTGGAAATACATCATCATTCTGGTGGCGCTCGCCATCGGGGTGCTTTACACGCTGCCAAACCTGTTCGGTGAAACGCCGGCGGTACAGATTTCCAGCGTCAAGGCGACCGTCAAGGTCGACCCCTCGACGCTCGCGCGCGCCGAAGACGCGCTCAAGGCACAGAACATTGCCTACAACGGTGCCGTGTTCGACAGCACGGGCAACAACCCGAGCGTGCGCATTCGCTTCTCCGACACCGACACGCAGCTGCGCGCCAAGGATCTGCTCCAGACCGCGCTGAACACCGATCCGACCGACCCGACCTACGTCGTGGCGCTCAACCTGCTCTCGGCCTCGCCGGACTGGCTCACCAGGATTCATGCGCTGCCGATGTACCTCGGCCTCGACCTGCGCGGCGGTGTCCACTTCCTGCTGCAAGTCGACATGGCCGGTGCCATCACCAAGCGTCTGGATGCATCGGCCGCCGACGCCCGTACGCTGCTGCGCGACAAGAACATCCGTCACAACGGCGTGACGCGCACGGACAATGGCATCGAAGCGGCCTTCAGCACGCAGGAAGACGCCGATCGCGCCCGTGGCGCGCTCACCGACGGCCTGCCCGATCTGTCCTACACGACGCAGCCCGGCCCGAACGGGACGTTCAAGGTGGTGGGCACGTTCACGGAAGCCGCCCGGCGCTCCGTGCAGGACAACGCCGTCAAGCAGAACATCGTGACGCTGCATAACCGGGTGAACGAGCTTGGCGTGTCCGAGCCCGTGATCCAGCAGGAAGGCCCGGACCGCATCGTCGTGCAGTTGCCCGGCGTGCAGGACACCGCCAAGGCGAAGGACATCATCGGCCGCACCGCGACGCTCGAAGCGCGCCTGGCCGATCCGGACGCGCCCCGCTTCGTCACGGCCGATACGCCGGTCCCGCCGCAGGACGAGCTGTTCCTGCACGGCAACGGCGCACCGGTCATGCTCAAGCGTCAGGTGATCTTCAGCGGCGATCGCATCACGAGCGCCTCGGCCGGCTTCGACGACCACCAGCAGCCCTCGGTCAACATCAAGCTCGATGCCGCCGGCGGTCGCGTCCTGCGCGACGTGTCACGCGACAACATCGGCAAGCCGATGGCGATCGTACTGTTCGAAAAGGGCAAGGGCGAAGTGCTGACGGTGGCGAACATCCGCAGCGAACTCGGTCAGAGCTTCCAGATCACCGGCATGGGCTCGGCGCAGGCCGCCAACGATCTGGCGCTGCTGCTGCGCGCCGGTTCGCTCGCCGCGCCGATGGAAATCATCGAAGAGCGCACGATCGGCCCGAGCCTCGGCGCGGATAACGTGCAAAAGGGTGTCGACTCGGTGATGTACGGCCTGATCGCCATCGCCGTATTCATGATGCTGTATTACATGCTCTTCGGCGTGTTCTCGGTCATCGCCCTGCTGTTCAACCTGCTGCTGCTCGTGGCCGTGCTCTCGATGATGCAGGCCACGCTCACGCTGCCGGGTATCGCCGCCATCGCGCTCACGCTCGGCATGGCCATCGATGCCAACGTGCTGATCAACGAACGTATCCGCGAGGAACTGCGTGCGGGTGCGTCGGCACAGAAGGCAATTTCGCTGGGCTTCGAGCATGCGTGGGCCACGATTCTCGACTCGAACGTGACCACGCTGATCGCCGGCCTGGCACTGCTGGCTTTCGGGTCGGGCCCGGTGCGCGCGTTTGCCGTGGTGCACTGCCTGGGTATCCTGACCTCGATGTTCTCGGCCGTGTTCTTCTCGCGCGGTCTGGTCAACCTGTGGTACGGCGGCCGCCGCAAGCTCAAGACGCTGGCGATCGGTCAGGTCTGGCGCCCGGACGGTGCGAAGAACGCACCCGACGCAGGCGAGCAATAA
- the secF gene encoding protein translocase subunit SecF, with protein sequence MEFFRIKKDVPFMRHALIFNIISALTFVAAVFFLLTRGLHLSIEFTGGTVMEVAYSQAADLEKIRGEVGKLGYRDVQVQSFGTSRDVMIRLPIQSGADGKQVTSAQQSDAVMTALKADAPDVQLRRVEFVGPQIGHELFTDGLLALTFVVVGIIIYLSFRFEWKFAVAGVIANLHDVVIILGFFAFFQWEFSLAVLAGVLAVLGYSVNESVVIFDRIRETFRKMRKATVQEVIDHAITTTMSRTIITHASTEMMVLSMFFFGGQTLHYFALALTVGILFGIYSSVFVAAALAMWFGVKREDLIKHGGKDDEPGVDRNDPNFGARV encoded by the coding sequence ATGGAATTTTTCCGCATCAAGAAAGACGTGCCGTTCATGCGGCACGCCCTGATCTTCAACATCATCTCGGCGCTCACGTTCGTGGCGGCGGTGTTCTTCCTGCTCACGCGGGGCCTGCACCTGTCGATCGAGTTCACCGGCGGCACGGTCATGGAAGTGGCCTACTCGCAGGCGGCCGATCTCGAGAAGATCCGGGGCGAAGTGGGCAAGCTCGGCTATCGCGACGTGCAGGTGCAGAGCTTCGGCACCTCGCGCGACGTCATGATCCGCCTGCCGATCCAGAGCGGCGCCGACGGCAAGCAGGTGACCAGCGCGCAACAGAGCGACGCCGTGATGACCGCGCTCAAGGCCGACGCCCCCGACGTGCAGCTGCGTCGCGTGGAATTCGTCGGCCCGCAGATCGGTCACGAGCTGTTCACCGACGGCCTGCTGGCGCTGACCTTCGTGGTCGTGGGCATCATCATCTATCTGTCGTTCCGCTTCGAATGGAAATTCGCCGTGGCCGGCGTGATCGCCAACCTGCATGACGTGGTGATCATTCTCGGCTTCTTCGCATTCTTCCAGTGGGAGTTCTCGCTGGCGGTGCTCGCGGGGGTGCTGGCCGTGCTCGGCTACTCGGTGAACGAATCGGTCGTGATCTTCGACCGGATTCGCGAGACCTTCCGAAAGATGCGCAAGGCAACGGTGCAGGAAGTGATCGACCACGCCATCACGACGACCATGTCGCGTACGATCATCACGCACGCGAGTACGGAAATGATGGTGCTGTCGATGTTCTTCTTCGGCGGTCAGACGCTGCACTACTTCGCACTGGCGCTGACCGTGGGTATTCTGTTCGGTATCTACTCGTCGGTGTTCGTGGCGGCCGCGCTCGCGATGTGGTTCGGTGTGAAGCGCGAGGACCTCATCAAGCATGGTGGCAAGGACGACGAACCAGGGGTCGATCGCAACGACCCGAACTTCGGCGCCCGTGTCTGA